From a region of the Spelaeicoccus albus genome:
- a CDS encoding LysR family transcriptional regulator — MPLYDPALRYFLAVYESGSVNAAARELFVAASAVSRQMSKLEHETGAQLFERLSAGVRPTEAGHRFAKYAHRAVQDAGHVIDEIHESRSADTVIRLAAPNGVGHEFLPRLAGKYRSVHSGARFVLHLTDPAEATQMVRDGAADLAVTFNLAIERGVEIVHSAPAPLMAVVRPGHVLASYDVVGLRDLLKFPVALNTPNTTNRRLIDVVTASNGAPIDPVLVCDNPDATVRFISCSDAVSLLGAITIIKDLENGEVVAIPLREKELRQRTLQVQTAAGRRLPAAVQGFVDFVVAELGCIAA; from the coding sequence ATGCCGCTTTACGATCCAGCTTTGCGCTACTTTCTGGCCGTCTATGAATCCGGGTCGGTGAACGCTGCAGCCCGCGAACTTTTCGTTGCCGCGTCAGCAGTGAGCCGGCAGATGTCGAAATTGGAGCACGAGACCGGGGCACAGTTGTTCGAGAGGCTTTCAGCGGGCGTCCGTCCGACGGAGGCCGGACACCGGTTTGCCAAGTACGCCCACCGCGCAGTCCAAGACGCCGGGCACGTGATTGATGAAATTCACGAGAGTCGGTCCGCCGACACTGTCATTCGGCTTGCGGCGCCGAATGGTGTCGGTCACGAATTTCTCCCGCGATTGGCAGGGAAGTATCGGAGCGTCCACAGCGGCGCACGGTTCGTGTTGCACCTGACGGATCCTGCCGAGGCCACGCAAATGGTTCGCGACGGGGCGGCGGATCTCGCTGTGACATTCAATCTGGCGATCGAGCGGGGCGTTGAAATCGTGCATTCGGCGCCGGCACCGCTGATGGCTGTCGTGCGCCCCGGCCACGTGTTGGCGTCGTACGACGTCGTGGGGCTTCGAGACCTATTGAAATTTCCGGTGGCGCTCAACACGCCGAACACGACGAATCGGCGGCTGATCGATGTCGTCACTGCGTCCAACGGGGCCCCTATCGATCCCGTGCTCGTCTGCGACAACCCGGATGCAACCGTGCGATTCATCAGCTGCAGTGACGCCGTCAGCCTGCTCGGCGCCATCACCATCATCAAAGATCTCGAGAACGGCGAAGTAGTTGCTATTCCGCTTCGGGAAAAGGAATTGCGCCAGCGAACTCTCCAGGTACAAACGGCAGCCGGCCGCCGATTGCCGGCCGCCGTTCAGGGTTTCGTCGATTTCGTCGTTGCCGAGTTGGGGTGCATCGCCGCATAG
- a CDS encoding M20 family metallopeptidase, producing MNRPSAIDLATEYFDSGRFKSDLARRVAIRTESQDPDSGPELRRYLGEQIIPDVERLGFSAHVVDNPVSPQHPFLIAERREGDSLPTVLTYGHGDVQRAHAKSWRDGLDPWKVTVDGERWYGRGTADNKGQHTVNLGALEQVLKARNGRLGFNAKVLIDMGEESGSPGLEEVCALHKDALAADLLLASDGPRLAADLPTLFLGSRGAANFTLKFRARDESHHSGNWGGVLSNPAIVIANALAAMVDGHGTLLVDGLRPPTIPAAVRSALAKISVDDSPDSPRVDPGWGEPGLTPSERLFGWNTLEVLAMIAGNPDGPVNAIPNEARAHCQLRFVVGTNAADIEAILRKHLDDHGFPMVEVDVEHMMPATRLDPEDPWVTWALKSIQETTGKDAGLLPNLGGSLPNSAFAHVLGLPTIWIPHSYPGCAQHAPNEHLLGSLMREALQIMAGLFWDLGEA from the coding sequence ATGAATAGACCCAGCGCCATCGACCTGGCAACCGAATACTTCGATTCCGGACGGTTCAAAAGTGATCTGGCACGCCGCGTCGCAATTCGCACGGAGAGCCAAGACCCGGACAGCGGGCCGGAGCTGCGTCGGTATCTGGGCGAGCAGATCATTCCGGACGTCGAACGGCTGGGCTTCAGCGCGCACGTCGTGGACAATCCCGTCTCACCGCAGCATCCGTTCCTCATCGCCGAACGCCGCGAGGGCGATTCGCTGCCGACCGTGCTGACGTACGGGCACGGCGACGTGCAGCGCGCCCACGCAAAATCGTGGCGCGACGGGCTCGACCCCTGGAAAGTGACAGTCGACGGCGAGCGTTGGTACGGCCGCGGCACCGCCGACAACAAGGGCCAGCACACCGTGAACCTCGGCGCTCTCGAGCAAGTGCTCAAGGCGCGTAACGGTCGGCTCGGTTTCAACGCCAAAGTGCTCATCGACATGGGCGAGGAGTCCGGCTCGCCCGGCCTCGAAGAAGTCTGCGCCCTGCACAAAGACGCACTCGCCGCCGATCTGCTGCTCGCTTCGGACGGACCGCGGCTGGCTGCGGATTTGCCGACGTTGTTCCTGGGGTCCCGCGGCGCGGCAAACTTCACGCTTAAATTCCGCGCACGGGACGAAAGCCACCACTCCGGTAACTGGGGCGGCGTCCTGAGCAATCCCGCCATCGTCATCGCGAATGCGCTGGCCGCCATGGTCGACGGGCACGGCACACTGCTCGTCGACGGCTTGCGACCTCCCACGATTCCCGCTGCCGTCCGGTCGGCGCTGGCTAAGATCTCGGTCGACGATTCGCCGGACAGCCCGCGGGTCGACCCCGGGTGGGGCGAACCCGGCCTGACGCCGTCCGAGCGGCTTTTCGGGTGGAACACGCTCGAAGTGCTGGCCATGATCGCCGGCAACCCGGACGGCCCCGTCAATGCCATTCCGAACGAGGCGCGAGCGCATTGCCAGCTTCGCTTCGTCGTCGGGACGAATGCGGCCGATATCGAGGCGATCCTTCGGAAGCATCTGGACGACCACGGATTTCCCATGGTCGAGGTCGACGTGGAGCACATGATGCCCGCCACTCGCCTCGACCCCGAGGATCCGTGGGTGACGTGGGCGCTGAAATCCATCCAGGAGACGACCGGTAAGGACGCGGGCCTGTTGCCGAATTTGGGCGGGTCGCTCCCGAACTCCGCATTTGCCCACGTGCTTGGGCTGCCGACCATTTGGATTCCGCATTCCTATCCCGGATGCGCTCAACACGCGCCGAACGAGCACCTGCTCGGCTCGCTCATGCGCGAAGCGCTGCAAATCATGGCCGGCTTGTTCTGGGATCTCGGTGAAGCATGA
- a CDS encoding TetR/AcrR family transcriptional regulator produces the protein MTEVTSIGRPPDAGLTEKILDETLRQLQTDAYATLRIEHVAAAVGCGKTAVYRRWENKAALAAAALKHSSQLGELPDTGNIVDDLVVHAWRNVQNQRARGFGTDKAHNIWASITDPAVRQYFWDEFLVDRRRMGTQILRRAMDRGDLPENTDTDLILDALAGLTIYRNTVRLAEIDDGEVRALATALVHSPPLTHPSKVGNRQ, from the coding sequence ATGACGGAAGTCACATCGATCGGCCGGCCGCCGGACGCCGGGCTCACCGAGAAGATCCTGGATGAAACGCTGCGGCAACTGCAAACCGATGCCTACGCGACCCTGCGGATCGAACATGTCGCTGCCGCGGTCGGGTGCGGTAAGACTGCCGTCTACCGACGGTGGGAGAACAAGGCGGCGCTCGCGGCCGCCGCATTGAAACACAGCTCGCAGCTCGGCGAGCTGCCGGATACCGGCAATATCGTCGACGACCTCGTCGTGCACGCGTGGCGCAATGTCCAAAACCAGCGGGCACGGGGTTTCGGCACCGACAAGGCTCACAACATCTGGGCGTCCATCACCGACCCGGCCGTGCGTCAATATTTCTGGGATGAGTTCCTCGTCGACAGGCGACGCATGGGCACGCAAATCCTGCGCCGCGCGATGGACCGCGGCGACCTGCCCGAGAACACCGACACGGACCTCATCCTTGACGCCCTGGCCGGGCTCACCATCTACCGCAACACGGTGCGGCTGGCCGAGATCGACGACGGCGAAGTCCGGGCGCTCGCCACGGCCCTCGTGCACTCGCCACCTCTCACACACCCTTCGAAAGTAGGCAACCGACAATGA
- a CDS encoding amidase, with product MTAADLPALAAAVTSGSLTSRRLVDSCLEAADALDLLLGTYLVRFDDDARGAADAVDSAAARGDTLGPLAGVPLGVKDFIATREAVATGQSAVHDPDWRRGRDAEVIARLRHAGAVIIGKTTMVEHAAGRPDPALQFPIPRNPWDLGRWTGGSSTGTANGIAAGLFPAGLGTDTSGSVRIPAAMCGITGLKPTRGLVPMDGCLPASDSLDVIGPMAHSARDCAVLLDVMTGTPPREPSDDLAGRRIGVPWTLLSDPSRDIDAACLAAFRRAMAEMEDAGAHIVDFDLSEIDAMIAATMTIMIREMYVVHRDDLTSRWNDYGRSLRRIAAAGAIVTDDGYLSARAYARSIAATMRERMAGLDAVATPTWPTGAPPYQSNGGMPQEQLNLTAAWNATGFPALAVPMGFDDEHMPVSLQLIGPPMTDARLLGIGHAYQCRTDWHTRRPSPDPAATPTPVPDLDDGMDAGETAVIERMGRTLIQAASLFTNHPNTDTTMKGDRS from the coding sequence GTGACGGCGGCGGATCTGCCTGCCCTGGCTGCGGCCGTGACAAGCGGATCGCTCACCAGTCGCCGGTTGGTTGACAGTTGCCTCGAGGCAGCCGACGCGCTCGATCTGTTGCTCGGCACCTATCTCGTTCGTTTCGACGATGACGCGCGCGGTGCGGCCGACGCCGTCGACTCGGCCGCGGCCCGAGGCGACACGTTGGGCCCGCTTGCCGGCGTCCCGCTCGGCGTGAAGGACTTCATCGCGACCCGGGAGGCGGTCGCGACCGGGCAGAGCGCCGTCCACGACCCCGATTGGCGGCGCGGCCGCGACGCCGAAGTGATCGCGCGTCTGCGGCACGCCGGTGCCGTCATCATCGGAAAGACGACGATGGTCGAACACGCCGCGGGCCGGCCGGACCCGGCCCTGCAGTTCCCGATCCCCCGCAACCCGTGGGATCTGGGCCGGTGGACGGGCGGTTCGAGCACCGGAACGGCCAATGGAATCGCAGCAGGGCTGTTCCCGGCCGGTCTCGGCACCGACACGTCGGGCAGCGTCCGTATTCCGGCGGCGATGTGCGGCATCACCGGACTGAAGCCCACTCGCGGTCTCGTGCCCATGGACGGCTGTCTGCCGGCCAGCGACTCTCTCGACGTGATAGGTCCAATGGCGCACAGCGCGCGCGATTGCGCAGTTCTGCTCGACGTGATGACGGGCACGCCGCCGCGGGAACCGTCCGACGATCTCGCCGGTCGACGCATCGGTGTGCCGTGGACGCTGCTCAGCGATCCGTCCCGAGATATCGATGCGGCGTGCCTGGCTGCGTTTCGCCGCGCCATGGCCGAGATGGAAGATGCCGGCGCACACATCGTCGACTTCGACTTGTCCGAGATCGACGCCATGATCGCTGCGACCATGACCATCATGATCCGCGAGATGTACGTGGTACACCGAGACGATCTCACGTCCCGATGGAACGACTACGGCAGGTCGCTCCGCCGGATTGCCGCGGCCGGGGCGATCGTCACGGACGACGGGTACCTGTCGGCTCGTGCCTACGCCAGATCGATAGCGGCGACCATGCGGGAACGGATGGCCGGCCTGGATGCCGTCGCCACGCCGACCTGGCCGACGGGGGCCCCGCCGTACCAGTCCAACGGCGGCATGCCGCAAGAGCAGCTGAACCTGACAGCGGCGTGGAACGCGACGGGATTCCCGGCGCTTGCCGTGCCGATGGGATTCGACGACGAGCACATGCCGGTGTCGCTGCAGTTGATCGGCCCGCCGATGACGGATGCGCGTCTTCTGGGCATCGGCCACGCGTACCAGTGCCGCACCGACTGGCACACACGCCGTCCTTCGCCCGACCCGGCTGCGACCCCGACTCCCGTGCCCGACCTGGACGACGGCATGGATGCCGGCGAAACGGCAGTCATCGAACGGATGGGCCGGACCTTGATCCAGGCGGCAAGCCTCTTCACCAA
- a CDS encoding metal-dependent hydrolase family protein: MTTARLPLTPSPGNTRMRLVGATLIDGNGGEPVRDCEIAIESGRITYAGPRRLADADADATTVDLAGKTILPGFIDSHVHLALNLEAKPAKVLAQHPSERILETAATIRKTLMAGITTARDLAGLDAGYRDAITAGTIVGPRMHLAIQALSPTGGHTDHHLPNGTYVGPPFGEVGPIIDSDDDVRRTVRLLVRSGADVIKVCTTGGVSSPSDTPHDLGVPEHHVRLIVEEMGRRQGQPVAAHAQGTAGIIEAIRGGVASVEHGYEIDDEGIELMLEHDTFLVPTLSSALRVPSPDDVPGYLYEKKVRWSAIARSHVAKALQAGVKVAMGTDSAVCPHGVNLKELGHLVELGLAPMDAIVAGTRNAAALMRLDEHIGTLEAGKLADIVITEIDPLTDITALADPATIGAILQGGRLVKDLEGWFPGRPVESGPGA, from the coding sequence ATGACCACCGCCCGTCTTCCGCTGACTCCTTCACCCGGCAACACCCGGATGCGCCTGGTCGGCGCCACGCTCATCGACGGCAACGGCGGCGAGCCGGTCCGGGACTGCGAGATCGCCATCGAATCGGGTCGTATCACGTACGCCGGGCCGCGCAGGCTCGCTGACGCCGACGCCGACGCCACGACCGTCGACCTGGCCGGGAAGACAATCCTCCCGGGCTTCATCGATTCGCACGTGCATCTGGCCTTGAACCTCGAGGCGAAACCCGCGAAAGTGCTCGCCCAGCATCCGTCCGAACGCATCCTCGAAACCGCCGCGACGATTCGGAAAACCCTGATGGCCGGCATTACGACGGCACGCGATTTGGCGGGGTTGGACGCCGGGTATCGCGACGCCATCACGGCCGGCACCATCGTGGGGCCGCGCATGCACTTGGCAATTCAAGCGCTCTCGCCAACCGGCGGCCACACCGACCACCACCTGCCTAACGGCACCTATGTCGGACCCCCGTTCGGCGAGGTCGGCCCGATCATCGACTCGGACGACGACGTCCGGCGCACCGTCCGTCTTCTCGTCCGCTCGGGCGCCGACGTGATCAAGGTCTGCACGACCGGAGGGGTGTCCAGTCCGTCCGACACACCGCACGACCTCGGCGTCCCCGAGCATCATGTGCGCCTCATCGTCGAAGAGATGGGCCGGCGCCAAGGCCAGCCGGTGGCGGCGCACGCGCAAGGTACCGCCGGCATCATCGAAGCGATCCGCGGCGGCGTCGCGAGCGTCGAACACGGGTACGAGATCGACGACGAAGGCATTGAGCTGATGCTCGAACACGACACGTTCCTGGTGCCGACCCTCAGTTCCGCCCTCCGAGTGCCCTCGCCGGACGACGTGCCCGGCTACCTTTACGAAAAGAAGGTCCGCTGGTCTGCCATTGCCCGCTCGCACGTGGCCAAAGCGCTGCAGGCCGGCGTCAAGGTGGCAATGGGCACCGACTCGGCGGTGTGCCCGCACGGCGTGAACCTGAAGGAACTCGGTCACCTCGTCGAACTCGGACTCGCTCCGATGGACGCCATCGTGGCCGGCACGCGGAACGCCGCGGCCCTTATGCGCTTGGACGAGCACATCGGCACACTCGAAGCCGGCAAGCTCGCCGATATCGTCATCACCGAGATCGATCCGTTGACCGATATCACCGCGCTGGCCGATCCGGCGACGATCGGCGCCATCCTGCAGGGCGGCCGGCTCGTCAAGGATCTCGAGGGCTGGTTTCCGGGCAGGCCGGTCGAGTCCGGGCCCGGCGCGTGA